The nucleotide window TCATTAACTCGCTGCTCGGCACGACCCTTTCTCCTGCCGTCCAGACCATGGTCGAGCGCTTTGGCCTGTCCCTTACGGTTGTGGACGTGGGTTGGCCTGCTGCTGCTGCAATCGCCATGGGTTCCACTGTTGGAATCATCATCATCCCGCTTGGCCTTGCAGTGAACATTGTGATGCTTCTTACCAATACGACCCAGACTGTTGATGTTGACATTTGGGACTACTGGCACTTTGCTTTCACAGGTGCCCTTGTCGCGATTGTTACCGACTCAATCGTTTGGGGCATTATTGCTGCCATCCTCAACATGATTATCATCATGGTCCTTGGCGACTACACGGCTCCTCTGGTTGAAGAGTCTCTCAACATGCCCGGTGTCTCTCTGCCTCACGGTTTTACGGCAGCGTATGCGCCAATCGCCATGCTCTTCAACTGGATTTTTGACAAGATTCCCGGCCTTCGTGATATCGACATCAACACGGATACCCTGCAGAAGAAGTTCGGTGTCTTTGGTGAGCCAATTCTCGTTGGTACCATGATTGGCCTTGTTATCGGCTGCCTCGCATATTGGGATCCCAGTGACATTGCCACTTCAATCACTCAGGTTCTGACCCTTGCTGTGTCCCTTGGTGCTGTGTTGGTTCTCATTCCCAAGATGGCCGCGCTGCTCATGGAGGGCCTGCTTCCAATTTCCGATGCCGCATCCACCTTTGTAGAGAAGCGTTTCAAGAACCGTGGCAAGATTTACATCGGCCTCGATTCCGCCGTAGGCGTTGGTCATCCCGTGACGCTTGCCATCTCGTTCGTCCTC belongs to Olsenella uli DSM 7084 and includes:
- a CDS encoding PTS galactitol transporter subunit IIC; the protein is MNAFLGFFQFISGLGVSVMMPIVLTILGCCLGAGFGKSLRAGLTVGVGFIGLNLVINSLLGTTLSPAVQTMVERFGLSLTVVDVGWPAAAAIAMGSTVGIIIIPLGLAVNIVMLLTNTTQTVDVDIWDYWHFAFTGALVAIVTDSIVWGIIAAILNMIIIMVLGDYTAPLVEESLNMPGVSLPHGFTAAYAPIAMLFNWIFDKIPGLRDIDINTDTLQKKFGVFGEPILVGTMIGLVIGCLAYWDPSDIATSITQVLTLAVSLGAVLVLIPKMAALLMEGLLPISDAASTFVEKRFKNRGKIYIGLDSAVGVGHPVTLAISFVLVPLCIFLAVILPGNKVLPFADLAVIPWMFVLITPVVHNNGFRGIIIGIIVLTVGLYIATDLSPLITTAAANVQFDMGTATAISSICDGANPLTWLIVRIGSFMNGIGMIVIAVLAIALAIWNRKRILKEAAELHAAKSEE